The Populus nigra chromosome 14, ddPopNigr1.1, whole genome shotgun sequence genome has a segment encoding these proteins:
- the LOC133673294 gene encoding uncharacterized mitochondrial protein AtMg00240-like — protein sequence MEQNLKLTPSDGELLKDPAQCRRLVGKLIYLIITRPDTMYSVSTLSQFKQQPRRPHLDAAHRLLRYLKGAPRQGLFFPSHRQLNLVGYCDADWAGCPTKRRSVTGYYIFLGKALVSWKKQEAINDIKIFNRS from the coding sequence ATGGAGCAAAATCTAAAACTAACTCCCTCGGATGGTGAACTCCTCAAGGATCCAGCTCAATGTCGCAGGTTAGTGGGCAAACTAATTTACCTCATCATCACCAGACCAGACACCATGTACTCTGTCTCCACACTTAGTCAGTTCAAGCAGCAACCTAGAAGACCGCACCTTGATGCTGCACACCGTCTTCTGCGATACCTGAAAGGAGCTCCCCGTCAAGGACTATTCTTCCCTTCACATAGACAGTTGAACTTAGTCGGGTATTGTGATGCAGATTGGGCTGGATGCCCAACAAAGAGACGATCAGTCACTGGATACTACATATTTCTTGGCAAAGCACTTGTGTCCTGGAAAAAGCAAGAAGCAATCAACGATATCAAGATCTTCAACAGAAGCTGA